In the Populus trichocarpa isolate Nisqually-1 chromosome 1, P.trichocarpa_v4.1, whole genome shotgun sequence genome, one interval contains:
- the LOC7479285 gene encoding uncharacterized protein LOC7479285, producing MYRFQRLTLTTKTLHRHHNNCFFSQAAAAIIEEPPSIQTTLLDGLPEPGPLETIFAIPRSDSGKNVSAKERKAGRVPSIVFEQEDGHHGGNKRLISVKKNRIRNLVNELGRPFFLSRLFELDVRPQFESDEVIEKVRVLPKAVHLHAGTDEPLNVTFIRAPSHALLKVDIPLVFRGEDISPGLRKGAYLNTIKRTVKFVCPADLIPPFIDVDLSELDVGQKLLMGDLKVHPALKLVQSKELPVVKISGGRASDKKSK from the exons ATGTATAGATTCCAACGTCTAACACTCACCACCAAAACCCTCCACCGCCACCACAACAACTGCTTCTTCTCTCAAGCTGCCGCTGCTATAATCGAAGAACCACCCTCAATCCAAACCACCCTACTCGATGGATTACCAGAACCTGGCCCATTAGAAACAATATTCGCAATCCCGCGCTCAGATTCAGGCAAAAATGTGTCAGCAAAAGAGCGAAAAGCGGGGAGAGTACCAAGTATCGTTTTTGAACAAGAAGATGGACATCATGGCGGTAATAAAAGGCTGATTTcagtgaaaaaaaatcgaattaGGAACTTGGTCAATGAGCTTGGTAGACCCTTCTTTTTGTCCAGGCTTTTTGAGCTTGATGTCAGGCCTCAGTTCGAGTCTGATGAGGTTATAGAAAAAGTTCGAGTCTTGCCGAAAGCG GTACATCTGCATGCCGGAACAGATGAGCCGCTTAATGTGACCTTTATAAGGGCACCTTCTCATGCCTTGTTGAAGGTCGATATCCCGCTTGTTTTCAGAGGAGAAGACATATCTCCTGGACTAAGGAAAG GTGCTTATTTAAATACTATTAAGAGGACTGTGAAGTTCGTTTGCCCTGCCGATTTAATTCCTCCATTTATTGATGTGGATCTCAGTGAATTGGACGTGGGCCAAAAGTTGCTCATGGGAGACCTCAAGGTACATCCAGCTTTGAAGCTTGTTCAGTCAAAAGAACTACCTGTCGTTAAGATTTCTGGAGGCAGGGCTTCTgacaagaaatcaaaataa
- the LOC112323529 gene encoding glycosyl hydrolase 5 family protein → MKMLGKNFQAILLFSFILYAVPCYSLPLKTQGRWLVDERTGERVKLHCANWPAHVFPMLAEGLDKQPLPFIASEIVKNNYNCIRFTFSIHMFTRYANLTIEESFDRLNLKKAKAGVIKHNPFVLKMTVPQAYEAVVDVLGSYGIMIDADNHISEPIWCCSNDDENGFPNDPHFDPEEWIEGLKLVAQRFKGKSQLISIGLRNEPRGKNQNATLWFDHYIMEAAAQVHQANPDVLVIASGLNFATDLTYFKKHSLKSNFDNKLIFEGHSYSWGGKGNPWVDGSVNKACADKIGSLNNNLAFVTDGENAVPLFFSEFGIDRKQMPAGDDRFLSCFSTWAAEKDLDWGLWALQGSYYLRQNVTNMEEYFGVLEIDWDRVKNPEVERRLGLLKQTLLDPKSTAPLNYIMYHPQSGACVGEGMDGQIRAGNCKGLTRWTHNGHEGPLELKRTGLCLKAIGDGLPPILTPDCSQTTWKPISASKLHLASKDHKGEYLCLHLEPPFAGNIVTKKCICVGGDPTCKDNPTSQWFKLIETNIEN, encoded by the exons ATGAAGATGCTAGGCAAGAATTTTCAAGCCATTCTCCTGTTTAGCTTTATTCTTTATGCAGTCCCATGTTATTCTCTTCCGTTGAAAACCCAAGGTAGATGGCTTGTTGATGAAAGAACAGGAGAAAGAGTGAAGCTACACTGTGCTAATTGGCCAGCCCATGTTTTTCCAATGTTGGCAGAAGGTCTTGATAAGCAACCCTTGCCATTCATTGCATCTGAAATTGTAAAGAACAATTACAATTGCATTCGTTTCACATTTTCTATACACATGTTCACTAGATATGCAAATCTTACAATTGAGGAATCCTTTGATCGTCTAAACCTGAAGAAAGCTAAGGCTGGAGTGATCAAGCACAACCCTTTTGTGCTAAAAATGACTGTCCCTCAGGCCTATGAAGCTGTTGTTGATGTTCTTGGGTCTTATGGTATAATGATTGATGCTGATAACCATATAAGCGAGCCAATTTGGTGCTGCAgcaatgatgatgaaaatggcTTCCCAAATGATCCCCACTTTGATCCTGAGGAGTGGATAGAAGGCCTCAAATTGGTAGCCCAGCGCTTTAAGGGAAAAAGTCAG CTCATCAGCATTGGATTGCGCAACGAACCCCGCGGCAAGAATCAAAATGCAACTCTCTGGTTTGATCATTACATCATGGAAGCAGCAGCACAGGTTCACCAGGCCAATCCAGATGTGCTCGTGATTGCTTCAGGCTTAAATTTTGCCACGGACTTGACATACTTCAAGAAACATTccttaaaatctaattttgataataaGTTGATTTTCGAGGGACACTCGTACTCATGGGGTGGAAAGGGCAATCCCTGGGTGGATGGATCAGTAAATAAAGCTTGTGCAGATAAGATTGGATCACTAAACAACAATCTTGCCTTTGTTACTGATGGTGAGAATGcagttcctttattttttagtgaatttgGTATCGATAGGAAACAAATGCCTGCTGGTGATGATAGATTCTTGAGTTGTTTTTCTACTTGGGCTGCTGAGAAAGACTTGGATTGGGGCTTGTGGGCTTTACAAGGAAGTTATTATCTTAGACAAAACGTCACTAACATGGAGGAATATTTTGGAGTCCTGGAAATCGATTGGGATCGTGTAAAAAACCCAGAAGTTGAAAGGAGGTTGGGGCTTCTTAAGCAAACACTTCTAG ATCCAAAATCAACGGCTCCTCTGAACTACATTATGTACCATCCACAAAGTGGTGCTTGTGTAGGTGAAGGGATGGATGGGCAGATTCGTGCAGGCAATTGCAAGGGCTTGACTAGGTGGACCCACAATGGACATGAAGGTCCCCTTGAGTTGAAGCGAACTGGGCTGTGCCTCAAAGCCATTGGCGATGGACTGCCACCAATCCTAACCCCCGACTGCTCACAAACCACTTGGAAACCAATCTCCGCCAGCAAACTTCACTTAGCTTCCAAAGATCACAAGGGAGAATATCTGTGCTTACACTTGGAGCCTCCATTTGCTGGAAATATCGTAACCAAGAAGTGCATCTGCGTTGGAGGTGATCCTACGTGCAAGGATAATCCAACAAGCCAATGGTTCAAGCttattgaaacaaatattgagaATTAG